The following are from one region of the Segatella oris genome:
- a CDS encoding YggS family pyridoxal phosphate-dependent enzyme: MNVDVAKNLHEVLGNLPKDVRLVAISKYHPYEYIEAAYAEGQRIFGESHEQELKLKVEKLPKDIQWHFIGHLQTNKVKYIAPYISMIEAVDSMKLLKEINKHANKHNRIIKVLLELHIAEEETKYGLTPDACRELLADGEWRTLDHVQICGLMMMASNTDNQDQIASEFETAARFFDEIKTHYFADDDAFKERSWGMSHDYKTAICHGSTMVRVGTTIFGPRVY, from the coding sequence ATGAATGTTGATGTAGCAAAGAATTTGCATGAGGTGCTGGGCAATCTGCCTAAAGACGTCAGATTGGTTGCTATCAGCAAATATCATCCCTACGAATATATCGAGGCGGCATATGCTGAAGGCCAGCGCATCTTTGGGGAAAGCCATGAGCAGGAACTCAAACTGAAGGTTGAGAAACTTCCCAAAGACATCCAATGGCACTTCATCGGACACCTGCAGACCAACAAAGTGAAATATATCGCACCTTATATTTCAATGATTGAGGCTGTGGACAGCATGAAACTGTTGAAAGAAATCAACAAGCATGCCAACAAGCACAACCGCATCATCAAAGTGCTTTTAGAGCTACACATAGCCGAAGAGGAAACAAAATATGGACTGACACCCGACGCCTGTCGGGAACTGTTGGCTGACGGAGAATGGCGCACGCTCGACCACGTGCAGATATGCGGCTTGATGATGATGGCCAGCAACACCGACAATCAAGACCAGATTGCCAGCGAGTTTGAAACGGCCGCACGTTTCTTCGACGAGATAAAAACCCACTACTTCGCCGACGATGATGCCTTCAAGGAACGCTCATGGGGCATGAGCCACGACTACAAGACAGCTATCTGTCATGGTTCGACAATGGTTCGCGTAGGAACAACGATTTTCGGCCCACGTGTTTATTAA
- a CDS encoding pyridoxal phosphate-dependent aminotransferase, which produces MPEISVRGLEMPESPIRKLAPLAAAAKKRGTKVYHLNIGQPDLPTPQCGLDALKKIDRKLLEYSPSQGNLSYREKLTGYYRKYNINVEADDIIITSGGSEAVLFAFMSCLNPGDEIIIPEPAYANYMAFAISAGATIRTIATTIDEGFSLPKVEKFEELINEHTRAIMICNPNNPTGYLYTRREMNQIRDLVKKYDLYLFSDEVYREYIYTGSPYISACHLEGIEENVILIDSVSKRYSECGIRVGALITKNTEVRKAVMKFCQARLSPPLIGQIVAEASLDAPEEYYRDVYDEYVERRKCLIDGLNRIPGVYSPIPMGAFYTVAKLPVDNSEKFCRWCLEEFNYEGETVMMAPASGFYTTPGAGINQVRIAYVLKKPDLERALIVLKKALETYPGRVVDEE; this is translated from the coding sequence ATGCCAGAAATATCAGTACGCGGATTAGAAATGCCAGAGTCGCCCATTAGAAAATTGGCTCCTCTCGCGGCAGCAGCAAAGAAACGTGGCACGAAGGTATATCATCTCAACATCGGTCAGCCCGACCTTCCAACTCCCCAGTGCGGACTCGATGCATTGAAGAAAATCGACCGCAAACTGCTGGAATACTCTCCAAGCCAGGGCAATCTGAGCTATCGGGAAAAGTTGACAGGCTACTACAGAAAATACAACATCAACGTTGAAGCCGACGACATCATCATCACTTCGGGTGGTAGCGAGGCTGTGTTGTTTGCTTTCATGAGCTGTCTGAATCCCGGAGACGAGATTATCATTCCAGAGCCAGCCTATGCCAACTACATGGCATTTGCTATCAGTGCCGGAGCCACTATCCGCACGATAGCAACGACTATCGATGAGGGTTTCTCCCTGCCAAAAGTTGAAAAGTTTGAGGAATTGATCAATGAGCACACTCGTGCCATTATGATTTGCAACCCCAACAACCCTACCGGATACCTCTACACACGACGCGAGATGAACCAAATCCGCGATCTTGTGAAGAAATATGACCTCTATCTGTTCTCTGATGAAGTCTACCGGGAATACATCTATACAGGTTCGCCCTATATCAGCGCCTGCCATTTGGAAGGCATCGAGGAAAATGTCATCTTGATTGACTCTGTTTCAAAACGATATTCTGAATGCGGTATTCGCGTAGGTGCATTGATAACAAAGAATACCGAAGTGAGAAAGGCCGTGATGAAATTCTGCCAGGCCCGACTCTCTCCACCCCTCATCGGACAGATTGTTGCCGAGGCCTCTCTGGATGCGCCCGAGGAATACTATCGTGATGTCTACGATGAATATGTGGAGCGCAGAAAATGCCTTATTGACGGTTTGAACCGCATACCCGGTGTTTATTCGCCAATACCAATGGGAGCTTTCTATACCGTGGCAAAACTTCCGGTTGACAACAGCGAGAAGTTCTGCCGTTGGTGTCTTGAAGAATTCAACTATGAGGGCGAAACCGTAATGATGGCACCAGCCTCTGGTTTCTACACCACACCAGGTGCAGGCATCAATCAAGTGCGCATTGCCTATGTCTTGAAAAAGCCCGATTTGGAGCGTGCCTTGATAGTATTGAAGAAAGCCCTTGAAACCTATCCAGGGCGCGTTGTCGACGAAGAATAA
- a CDS encoding ABC transporter permease — MNLPLFIARKIYGGKTEGKQVSRPAIRIATAGVAIGLAVMLISVSVVLGFKHTIRDKVIGFGSHIQVGSFMTLQTGDFYPIQMDDSMLTVLKTIPGVKHVQRYAMKQGILKTDHDFLGVIFKGIGAEYDTTFLHQNMRQGHIPRFTDNASSNKILISQSIADKLGVKANDKIYSYFIDKNGVRTRRFTIEGVYQTNLSQYDDITCFTDLYTAVRLNGWEDDQTTGAELTVKDFSQLDDVENLVVKKVNRTLDHYGETYSSKTIRELCPQIFSWLDLLDLNVWIILALMIAVAGVTMISGLLIIILERTVMIGILKALGARNKTIRHTFMWFAAFIIGKGMLIGNIVGLGLISLQQFTGLVKLNPQTYYVNTVPVEYNIPLFIILNVATLLICLFVLIAPSYLISHIHPAKSMRYE, encoded by the coding sequence TTGAACCTACCTCTTTTCATAGCAAGGAAAATCTATGGTGGCAAGACCGAGGGAAAACAAGTATCTCGCCCTGCCATACGAATAGCTACGGCAGGCGTGGCTATCGGTCTTGCCGTGATGTTGATATCGGTGAGTGTCGTGTTGGGCTTCAAACATACTATCCGCGACAAGGTTATCGGATTTGGAAGCCACATTCAGGTGGGTAGCTTCATGACTTTGCAAACAGGTGACTTCTACCCCATTCAAATGGATGACTCGATGCTGACCGTTCTGAAAACGATTCCGGGAGTGAAGCATGTTCAGCGCTATGCTATGAAACAAGGCATTCTCAAAACCGACCACGACTTTTTGGGAGTGATATTCAAAGGAATAGGGGCTGAATATGACACAACTTTCCTGCATCAAAACATGCGCCAAGGCCATATTCCGCGCTTCACGGACAATGCCTCAAGCAACAAGATTCTCATTTCACAAAGCATTGCCGACAAATTGGGGGTGAAGGCCAATGACAAGATTTACAGTTACTTCATCGACAAAAACGGTGTGCGCACCCGACGTTTTACCATAGAAGGAGTCTATCAGACCAATCTCTCACAATATGATGACATCACCTGCTTTACCGACCTCTATACGGCCGTAAGACTCAATGGGTGGGAAGACGACCAGACAACAGGGGCAGAGCTGACCGTCAAGGATTTCAGCCAGTTAGACGATGTAGAAAACCTTGTGGTGAAAAAAGTGAACCGCACACTCGACCACTATGGTGAAACCTATTCTTCGAAAACCATTCGCGAACTGTGTCCCCAAATCTTCTCGTGGCTCGACCTGCTCGACCTCAATGTATGGATTATTTTGGCATTGATGATTGCCGTGGCTGGCGTAACGATGATTTCCGGTTTGCTCATTATCATTCTTGAACGAACCGTGATGATAGGTATTCTGAAAGCATTGGGCGCCCGAAATAAAACCATTCGCCATACCTTCATGTGGTTTGCCGCCTTCATCATTGGCAAAGGAATGCTGATCGGCAATATTGTCGGACTTGGACTGATTTCCCTTCAACAGTTTACAGGCCTTGTCAAGCTCAATCCACAGACCTATTATGTCAACACAGTCCCTGTGGAATACAACATTCCATTGTTCATCATTCTGAACGTAGCCACCCTACTGATTTGTCTTTTTGTGCTCATAGCCCCAAGCTATCTGATTTCTCATATACATCCCGCTAAATCCATGCGGTACGAGTAA
- a CDS encoding AMP-binding protein yields the protein MNSLPNFNSYIEQSIINNWEKDALTDYKGATLQFHDVARKIEKLHILFENSGLQKGDKIALCGRNSSHWAVAFLATLTYGAVAVPVQNEFKAEQIHNIVNHSESKLLFVGDVVATEINADEMPSLEGVIYIPDFSVMLSRSEKLTYAREHLNEIFGHKYPKYFRKEHIHYHVDQSEELALINYTSGTTGFSKGVMLPYRALTSNYDFLAEAIGTKLPKHCDVLAILPMGHMYGMVCEFILEFCLGNHTYFLTRLPSPTIIQQAFTEIRPAIIVAVPLVVEKIIRKNVFPKIQTNVYKLLMNMPVISKKVKERILDIVRTEFGGNMYEVIVGGAGLNKEIEDFLVNIGFPITMGYGTTETAPLITYTDWHDFQARSCGTPVKNMEVKIASNDPENIPGEIITRGLNVMLGYYKNEEATKAVMDNEGWYHTGDLATMSADGHVFIRGRIKNMLLGANGQNVYPEEIENKLNSMTLVSECLVLQKEEKLIALVHPDYEEAEAMGFSGEDLQSIMEQNRGNLNDMLPSFSKISAIQLHEEEFAKTPKKSIKRYLYQDAI from the coding sequence ATGAATTCATTACCAAATTTCAATAGCTACATAGAACAAAGCATCATCAACAATTGGGAGAAGGATGCCCTGACCGATTATAAAGGAGCCACCCTCCAATTCCATGATGTAGCAAGGAAGATAGAAAAGCTACACATTCTTTTTGAAAACAGCGGTCTTCAGAAAGGCGATAAGATTGCACTATGTGGCAGAAACAGTTCGCATTGGGCCGTGGCCTTTCTCGCCACACTGACCTATGGTGCCGTTGCCGTACCCGTACAAAACGAATTCAAAGCCGAACAAATACACAACATTGTCAATCATAGCGAGTCAAAACTGCTATTCGTAGGTGATGTCGTGGCTACCGAGATTAACGCTGATGAAATGCCTTCGTTGGAAGGTGTAATTTATATTCCCGACTTTTCAGTCATGCTTTCACGTTCTGAAAAGCTGACATACGCTCGCGAACATCTGAACGAAATCTTCGGACATAAATACCCCAAATATTTCCGAAAAGAGCATATCCACTATCATGTGGACCAGTCTGAGGAACTGGCATTAATCAATTACACCAGTGGAACAACGGGCTTTTCCAAGGGGGTGATGCTTCCCTACCGTGCACTCACAAGCAACTATGATTTCCTTGCAGAAGCCATTGGAACCAAACTTCCCAAGCACTGCGATGTGCTGGCAATCCTTCCGATGGGCCACATGTATGGTATGGTGTGTGAGTTCATTTTGGAATTCTGTTTAGGCAATCATACTTATTTCCTCACAAGACTACCGAGTCCGACGATTATCCAACAGGCATTTACTGAAATTCGTCCGGCTATCATCGTTGCCGTGCCTTTGGTTGTCGAAAAGATTATCCGGAAAAACGTATTCCCAAAGATACAGACCAACGTGTATAAACTGCTGATGAACATGCCTGTCATCAGCAAGAAGGTCAAGGAACGCATTCTCGATATTGTCCGCACAGAGTTTGGTGGCAATATGTATGAGGTCATTGTGGGTGGTGCCGGACTGAACAAGGAAATTGAAGACTTCCTCGTAAACATCGGTTTCCCTATCACTATGGGCTATGGAACCACGGAGACGGCTCCTCTGATTACCTATACAGACTGGCATGATTTCCAAGCAAGAAGCTGTGGCACTCCCGTCAAGAACATGGAAGTGAAGATTGCAAGTAACGACCCGGAAAACATTCCAGGAGAGATTATCACGCGTGGACTAAACGTGATGTTGGGCTATTATAAAAACGAAGAGGCCACAAAAGCCGTTATGGATAACGAGGGCTGGTATCACACGGGAGACCTCGCTACCATGTCGGCTGACGGACATGTGTTTATCCGCGGACGCATCAAGAATATGCTTCTCGGTGCAAACGGACAGAATGTCTATCCCGAAGAAATTGAAAACAAGCTGAACTCAATGACCTTGGTAAGTGAATGCCTTGTCCTGCAAAAGGAGGAAAAACTCATAGCATTGGTTCACCCCGACTATGAAGAGGCCGAAGCCATGGGCTTCAGCGGAGAAGACTTGCAGAGCATTATGGAGCAAAATCGTGGAAATCTTAACGATATGTTGCCAAGCTTTTCAAAGATTTCCGCTATCCAACTCCATGAAGAAGAATTTGCAAAAACTCCAAAAAAGAGCATCAAACGCTATCTGTATCAGGATGCAATCTAA